In Citrus sinensis cultivar Valencia sweet orange chromosome 2, DVS_A1.0, whole genome shotgun sequence, a single genomic region encodes these proteins:
- the LOC102621334 gene encoding universal stress protein A-like protein — MDKKKVMVAIDESECRHYALQWALENLGDAISKSDLIIFTARPTEFIYVQASMFGAAPPDLLMSIQENQKKAALALLGRAKEICAKHGVVAETMTEMGDPKIVICEAAEKHKIQLLIVGSHSRGPIQRAFLGSVSNYCVHNAKCPVLVVRKPVE; from the exons ATGGACAAGAAGAAAGTGATGGTGGCTATAGATGAGAGTGAGTGTCGCCACTATGCTCTCCAATGGGCACTTGAAAATCTAGGCGATGCGATATCCAAGTCTGACCTTATCATCTTCACTGCTCGGCctactgaatttatttatgttcagGCTTCCATGTTTGGTGCTGCTC CACCAGACTTGCTTATGTCCatacaagaaaatcaaaagaaggctGCATTGGCTCTATTGGGAAGAGCAAAGGAGATTTGTGCTAAGCATGGG GTTGTTGCAGAGACAATGACAGAGATGGGGGATCCTAAAATTGTCATATGTGAAGCAGCAGAAAAGCACAAAATCCAGTTACTTATAGTAGGTAGCCATAGCCGTGGACCTATACAGAG GGCTTTTCTGGGAAGTGTTAGCAATTACTGTGTTCATAATGCCAAGTGCCCTGTGCTTGTGGTGAGGAAGCCAGTTGAATGA